The genomic window AGTACAATGAACTGTGGTGTCCGGTACTGGGAAAAAAAGAAACacattattgaaattaaaatatattatgcaaTATGATTTTTTAACTTTACAACCACTTCCCAATCAAATGACATAAGCTTTGCCAGACTGAGAAAACAAGCGTACAAACCATGGTACGGTTGAAATGATATGCACTGTGACATACGTATAGCCTGatgtacatattcttttttttttttattttaaaaatttctacttTCATAAGATAAGCAATAATTCTCACTAAAACTGCAGTTAAAGCTACCAAACTGACTGAATTTTTAACTAACGCTGagtaaaccattaaaaatataacaaaataaaaatgttgtgccGACACTGTCACATGAGACAACACACATGCATACAAGCATTCAAAATATGCTATCTTGCACACAGTATTTACCTAAATATAATGctattatttttatcaaaactgTGGGAAACAAAAGTGGAGTTCGCATTATAATTACAAATTTGTATCTTGCCATTGGGAACAACGTTTTGAAAAACTACAATGTCTGTCTCTTAACTGTGTCAGCCACTTTAGTCCAGGGCTTTCTGAACCTCTGgacagatgagagatgcaggatgaaGGAGAGGAGAGAGTGCAAACGGAGTTTGTCGCTGGGTTCTTTCCTCCTCTCTTCTACTTCACTCCTCTTTCACCCTCCCAGACAACCATTTGACCACCCTATGTCAccacattctttgctttctgaactACAGTCATAAAATACTATTTGTTTTCTAACTGCggcttggtgtttcaaaagagaccATGTAAATCACTCTAATGACGAAAGTGACACCAGAAATGGTCTAGtaaaaatggaataaaattaataatttaaataattttcaagttcTATGTACTTCACCTGCGATTTACAATCCATAAAGtctttttcatgaaataaatcataatGAAAAATTATGGGGTCACAATATATTCAGAGTCAAATTATTTCCATGTAAATAAGATGTAGTAGTCATGTTCAGAAATTTGCTGGGCATATATTTAGTGGGAGCGAGGAATGCCAAAACCAGCAATTTTATTTGAGGAACATACATCCGGAAACGCACCCTTCAAAGCTACTGATGCACACTACTGTGGCTGAGATGCTCACAGCACACTGATGTTCAAATGTTCCACAGGAGGCAGGGTGACGAGTGGGGCATATACTTTCAGAGTTAGCCATACGCAGAAGCAACCAGCTGCCCattcagtgtgtttttttttaatattagtagcAAAACTGGACAAcataattcaagttttttttttttttttttttagtgatttgaATGAAGAACGTGTATACTGCCTTTGCTGTAGGTCCAAAACATTAATATCTCCCTTTGAAAAAAAACAACTGCACCTTTGTgacaaaatgcaaatttttttaggATTGCTTAATAACTTTATGGGCCATGCTGGAACTGAATGGTAGCTGTTGTTAGAAAGAAGACCATAGCAGCACATTCTGTGGTTTTTTTTGGCGAATTCACTTCATGAGAAGATGCTAAATGCTTACATTTCcatgatgaaacaaaaatataattaaaaaataaataaaatgtgttgtttcttaagcgacaaaataaataaataaaaaataataataataatttggccATTATATTTTGGAATTTGCGTGACTGGCCCTTGCTGTTTAGAGCTTGGCCGCAACTGCCTCAGATCATTAATTCATTCTGGCAAGTCTGCCGTGGCTGGAGATGGGACCCTCTCCGCAGTGCACGATTCGACAGACTGAGGTACAAACCTAGCGTCCGCCTAGTCCGAGTGATCAGCCGGGAAACACATCCTCTTCCCTTCCTCCAGCAGCTCTAGGCGTGCCTCATCCATGGGTTCGTCCTTCAGCATCGCTTCCAGATCCACGTTCTGGAGGTTCACGCCGTGCGCGGAGCCTGCGAGCACGGCACACCGCACATCAACGAAACTACACTCAGCATGATCAGGTCAACAAAACATTTGTGCAACATGCACACTGGCTTAGGTGCATCACAAATCAGACCGTGAAGTTGTTGATTATCAAGTAGTTAAGCAATCATTTATAAGCAGGCCTGAACGCCTTCATGACCTGAGATGAAGAGAATGGCTGTTAAAAACTTCAAGAAAATACAATGCCAAGATCAGCGAGTAGAAAAAATGAAGACCTCTACACGCATTGTGCTCGTTCGTTTGAAGCAGTGATGAATGTTCGATGATGCTACGATAAAACTCAAAGCACTTAGTGGTCAAAATGCCTGTTAAAGCAATTCTATCTTAACATTCAAAGTTccaataaattaacattatagaTTAGTGATTTGAAACAATGTGTTAATTTTGTTCCAATAGTACCGGTATTTGCCAAATTAAGTTTTGCACTTTGAAGTTGGCAATACAATGAAGCTACAATGAAAAGATTCCCCACATCACAACAATCAAATTATGTAGCCAAAATTCAGTAATTTCATAGCTAATAATGGGAAAGATCACGGGAGATATGCTTAAAACCAAATCCAGTTTCAACGCCACTCCTTGGCGGGTTGCACTTGGGGATTGCAGCCACGTAGTTTGTTGCTGTATACAACTGTGACTCTAACACGGAGGAACATACCGCTTACGCTAAGTTGAACAGGCAAATGAGGCTAGATCTGGTCGAGTGTCAACTCGAGACAGTCACTGTCTGATGTTTGCATTATCAGGGTTATAAACATCAACATTCACCAGCCAATTAGAAAATTAACAACCGGATATTCAGTTCTACATGTAACAATTATTGGTGCACAACAGTTGCTAGATGTGCATAACAACTAAGGGTACTTAAAATGAacaattactaaaattatttgaagGTGAAGTACTTCAATGCATGATGTACTGACAAAAATGATCCAATTTGTACCCTCTCGCCAAATCTCGCTAGGAAAAATGTTTGTGTTCAAGTGTCAATCATGTAAAAGTTTACAAATcctttaaacatttataaattactACTCtgccagttatttttttaaatactatagcCTCCATTTTTTATTTGATGATGTCTGTTGTATCATTACGGTACTTGTAGTAAATGAGCCCACAGAGATGGTACTGTCCAACTGTGTGTAAAATTTCAGAAGAACATGCACAGTTTAAACTTTTCTCAAGAAAAgcggtattttttttacaaactgcaTATCTAAAAATCTTGATGTTGGGACCACACTGCTTTTGGGTGACACACagcattttaataataattttacgtaATGAAAATATGCTGTACCAAGTCTTTATCATAATTTATACACCATGATGAGATAAGAGCCACTACTTTAAGCCACATTTTTGCAGCACCACAATAAAACTGCACGTTAGCTAACGGATTCCCTTTGTAGAGGTGCAAACTTTTGATGTAAATGCACTAAATAAGTCCTGGTAGGCAAACCTCATAACAGTCAACCACAAACTTTGACTCGTGTGTAATTATCTACCTGAAAACGTATTAATTTACTTCCTGATATTTTTCCTAATCGTTCTATAAAACTGCATTgcaatatttcaagtagtttaccattttaatggTCAATCAGGTTAGGTTAAGTTCTTTACgtttaaatacagtaaaaatgtgttgacggttggttaggtcagcgacattaattacataacatgtattttattacatattaaatactttttattgcTGTATCTAATCCAACTAAACAAACCTTTCTTTTTGCAAGAATcagcaaaaatattaattaaatcaaaCAATCACCAATAAGACTAAACACAAAGAACCAATAAATAACCTACTTTCGACAAAGACTCACAATCGCttaaaacattcaaatttaaaaatgacATGAGAACGTCTCGATCCAAGTATTTAACATGGCAGAAGTCATGTGGTCCTTTCATGAACAAGCTACTGGGAAAAAAATATGTCTAgtgtaaaataatacaataatagcTTTGCCAGTTGATGTCAGGAAGTAAACACTTCTCCTAGACGTGTGGACAGCACTTCACTGACCTGCATGCGCCAGGAAGAGATCTTTGAGAAAACCTAGCTCCTTCGTCAGCAGTTTAATTTTCTCCTCCAATTTTTCGTTTTCAGTCTTGAGCTGGTTGACTCTGGCCAGGGTCTGCTGTGTGCGCAACTTGCTCCTCACACGGCTCCGCTTCACCGCCTGAGAGACAATCAACCAGTCCCTTCAGAGAACTGACACATCTGGTTGCAATAACAACGGTCCAGAATGTCGATGTTTCACTGATCAATACCAATacgtcattatttatttatttattccgtTGAACCTTTGACTATGG from Bacillus rossius redtenbacheri isolate Brsri chromosome 1, Brsri_v3, whole genome shotgun sequence includes these protein-coding regions:
- the LOC134527995 gene encoding CCAAT/enhancer-binding protein gamma, translating into MAPLGKENSGGQKKGRQGRRKSDDYSSSGDVNGEDYRRRREKNNQAVKRSRVRSKLRTQQTLARVNQLKTENEKLEEKIKLLTKELGFLKDLFLAHAGSAHGVNLQNVDLEAMLKDEPMDEARLELLEEGKRMCFPADHSD